Proteins from a genomic interval of Mycolicibacterium grossiae:
- the groL gene encoding chaperonin GroEL (60 kDa chaperone family; promotes refolding of misfolded polypeptides especially under stressful conditions; forms two stacked rings of heptamers to form a barrel-shaped 14mer; ends can be capped by GroES; misfolded proteins enter the barrel where they are refolded when GroES binds), with amino-acid sequence MAKTIAYDEEARRGLERGLNSLADAVKVTLGPKGRNVVLEKKWGAPTITNDGVSIAKEIELEDPYEKIGAELVKEVAKKTDDVAGDGTTTATVLAQALVREGLRNVAAGANPLGLKRGIEKAVEKVTEGLLASAKEVETKEQIAATAGISAGDQSIGDLIAEALDKVGNEGVITVEESNTFGLQLELTEGMRFDKGYISGYFVTDAERQEAVLEDPYILLVSSKVSTVKDLLPLLEKVIQSGKPLLIIAEDVEGEALSTLVVNKIRGTFKSVAVKAPGFGDRRKAMLQDIAILTGGQVISEEVGLSLETADVSLLGQARKVVITKDETTIVEGAGDSDAIAGRVAQIRAEIENSDSDYDREKLQERLAKLAGGVAVIKAGAATEVELKERKHRIEDAVRNAKAAVEEGIVAGGGVALLQSAPSLEELNLTGDEATGANIVRVALSAPLKQIAFNGGLEPGVVAEKVSNLPAGHGLNAATGEYEDLLAAGVADPVKVTRSALQNAASIAALFLTTEAVVADKPEKAAAPAGDPTGGMGGMDF; translated from the coding sequence ATGGCCAAGACAATTGCGTACGACGAAGAGGCGCGCCGCGGCCTCGAGCGGGGTCTGAACAGCCTCGCCGACGCGGTGAAGGTGACGCTGGGCCCCAAGGGCCGCAACGTCGTCCTGGAGAAGAAGTGGGGCGCCCCCACGATCACCAACGATGGTGTGTCCATCGCCAAGGAGATCGAGCTGGAGGACCCGTACGAGAAGATCGGCGCCGAGCTGGTCAAGGAGGTCGCCAAGAAGACCGACGACGTCGCGGGCGACGGCACCACCACCGCCACCGTGCTGGCTCAGGCCCTGGTTCGCGAGGGTCTGCGCAACGTCGCGGCCGGCGCCAACCCGCTCGGCTTGAAGCGCGGCATCGAGAAGGCCGTCGAGAAGGTCACCGAGGGTCTCCTCGCGTCGGCCAAGGAGGTCGAGACCAAGGAGCAGATCGCTGCCACCGCGGGCATCTCCGCCGGTGACCAGTCGATCGGCGACCTGATCGCCGAGGCGCTGGACAAGGTCGGCAACGAGGGCGTCATCACCGTCGAGGAGTCCAACACCTTCGGCCTGCAGCTCGAGCTGACCGAGGGCATGCGCTTCGACAAGGGCTACATCTCGGGGTACTTCGTGACCGACGCCGAGCGTCAGGAAGCGGTCCTCGAGGATCCCTACATCCTGCTGGTCAGCTCCAAGGTGTCGACGGTCAAGGACCTGCTGCCGCTGCTGGAGAAGGTCATCCAGTCCGGCAAGCCGCTGCTGATCATCGCCGAGGACGTCGAGGGCGAGGCCCTGTCGACCCTGGTGGTCAACAAGATCCGCGGCACCTTCAAGTCCGTCGCCGTCAAGGCCCCGGGCTTCGGTGACCGCCGGAAGGCCATGCTGCAGGACATCGCCATCCTCACCGGTGGCCAGGTCATCAGCGAAGAGGTCGGCCTCTCGCTGGAGACCGCCGACGTCTCGCTGCTGGGTCAGGCCCGCAAGGTCGTCATCACCAAGGACGAGACCACCATCGTCGAGGGCGCCGGTGACTCCGACGCCATCGCCGGCCGCGTGGCGCAGATCCGTGCCGAGATCGAGAACAGCGACTCGGACTACGACCGCGAGAAGCTGCAGGAGCGCCTGGCCAAGCTGGCCGGCGGTGTTGCGGTGATCAAGGCCGGCGCTGCCACCGAGGTGGAGCTCAAGGAGCGCAAGCACCGCATCGAAGACGCCGTCCGCAACGCGAAGGCCGCCGTCGAGGAGGGCATCGTCGCCGGTGGCGGCGTGGCCCTGCTGCAGTCGGCTCCCTCGCTGGAGGAGCTGAACCTCACCGGTGACGAGGCGACGGGCGCCAACATCGTCCGCGTCGCGCTGTCGGCTCCGCTGAAGCAGATCGCCTTCAACGGTGGTCTCGAGCCGGGCGTCGTCGCCGAGAAGGTGTCGAACCTGCCCGCGGGTCACGGCCTCAACGCCGCGACCGGTGAGTACGAGGACCTGCTGGCCGCCGGCGTCGCCGACCCGGTCAAGGTCACCCGCTCGGCGCTGCAGAACGCGGCGTCCATCGCGGCGCTGTTCCTCACCACCGAGGCCGTCGTCGCCGACAAGCCGGAGAAGGCCGCCGCACCCGCCGGCGACCCGACCGGTGGCATGGGCGGCATGGACTTCTAA
- a CDS encoding zinc-binding alcohol dehydrogenase family protein, which yields MRAVGSYAGGPVDDPRTLQDVTVEVPELRPRDVLVRVLAISVNPVDVKRRSALEPSDVPTILGFDAAGVVEAVGSQVETLGVGDEVWYAGDITRPGSNAEFQAVDERIVSRKPTSLSFAEAAALPLTTITAWESLFDRFGLTADSTGDLLVMGAAGGVGSIMIQLAKARTGVRVIGTASRDESRAWATAMGADAVIDHHRLREEASAVAPDGVDYLFSPHSAGNVEHYEAIVKPFGEITAIDEPEGLELSVLKAKSIAWHWELMFTRAMFQTPDMIAQQHLLAATADLVDRGVLRTTVTKTIDDFSAAGLAEAHRDVESGRMTGKVVVTRTS from the coding sequence ATGCGCGCCGTCGGCTCCTACGCCGGCGGCCCCGTCGACGACCCCAGGACCCTGCAGGACGTCACCGTCGAGGTGCCCGAACTCCGCCCCCGCGACGTGCTCGTCCGGGTGCTCGCCATCTCGGTCAACCCGGTGGACGTCAAGCGCCGCTCCGCGCTCGAGCCCTCGGACGTGCCCACGATCCTCGGCTTCGACGCCGCCGGCGTCGTGGAGGCCGTCGGGTCCCAGGTCGAGACGCTCGGCGTGGGGGACGAGGTGTGGTACGCCGGCGACATCACCCGGCCCGGCAGCAACGCGGAGTTCCAGGCGGTCGACGAGCGCATCGTGTCGCGCAAACCCACCAGCCTGTCCTTCGCCGAGGCCGCCGCGCTGCCGCTGACGACGATCACCGCGTGGGAGTCGCTGTTCGACCGCTTCGGGCTGACGGCGGACTCCACGGGCGACCTGCTGGTGATGGGCGCCGCCGGCGGGGTGGGGTCGATCATGATCCAGCTGGCCAAGGCGCGCACCGGCGTTCGCGTCATCGGCACCGCCAGCCGCGACGAGTCGCGGGCGTGGGCCACCGCCATGGGCGCCGACGCGGTGATCGACCATCACCGGCTGCGGGAGGAGGCGTCGGCGGTCGCACCCGACGGCGTCGACTACCTGTTCTCGCCGCACTCGGCGGGCAACGTCGAGCACTACGAGGCCATCGTCAAGCCGTTCGGCGAGATCACGGCGATCGACGAGCCCGAGGGCCTCGAACTGTCCGTGCTCAAGGCGAAGAGCATCGCGTGGCACTGGGAGCTGATGTTCACCCGCGCGATGTTCCAGACGCCCGACATGATCGCCCAGCAGCACCTGCTGGCCGCCACCGCCGACCTCGTCGACCGCGGCGTCCTGCGCACGACCGTCACCAAGACGATCGACGACTTCAGCGCGGCCGGCCTGGCCGAAGCCCACCGTGACGTCGAATCCGGCCGGATGACCGGCAAGGTCGTCGTCACCCGAACGAGTTAG
- a CDS encoding SDR family NAD(P)-dependent oxidoreductase, producing the protein MALPAPAPNVTAVVTGASSGIGADLARELAARGYGVTLVARREDRLRALAAELGTAVRVEVVACDVADPDARAALFDEIASRGLEIGVLVNNAGLGTVGAIADADVDAEIAQVRVNVEAVVDLTTRAVRQMVPRGRGAILNVGSVAAFQPFPGQSSYAATKAFVKSYTDGLRAELAGTGVTVATLHPGPVKTEFFQAAGVADDVFDDVFPKFMWMPSRAVAAAGIDALEHDRGGVIPGLANRIGKELMGLLPHRVLLPLLSKQHPALKG; encoded by the coding sequence ATGGCACTTCCCGCACCCGCTCCGAACGTCACCGCCGTCGTCACCGGCGCCTCCTCGGGCATCGGCGCCGACCTGGCCCGCGAACTCGCCGCCCGCGGGTACGGCGTCACCCTGGTGGCGCGCCGCGAGGACCGACTGCGCGCGCTCGCCGCCGAGCTGGGCACGGCCGTCCGCGTGGAGGTCGTCGCGTGCGACGTCGCCGACCCCGACGCCCGCGCGGCCCTGTTCGACGAGATCGCCTCGCGCGGACTCGAGATCGGCGTGCTGGTGAACAACGCCGGCCTCGGCACCGTCGGCGCGATCGCCGATGCGGACGTCGACGCCGAGATCGCGCAGGTGCGCGTCAACGTCGAGGCCGTCGTCGATCTCACCACCCGGGCGGTTCGCCAGATGGTGCCGCGCGGCCGCGGCGCGATCCTCAACGTCGGCTCCGTCGCCGCGTTCCAGCCGTTCCCGGGCCAGTCGAGCTACGCGGCGACCAAGGCGTTCGTGAAGTCCTACACCGACGGTCTGCGCGCCGAGCTGGCGGGCACCGGCGTCACGGTCGCGACGCTGCATCCCGGCCCGGTGAAGACCGAGTTCTTCCAGGCCGCGGGCGTCGCCGACGACGTCTTCGACGACGTGTTCCCGAAGTTCATGTGGATGCCGTCGCGCGCGGTCGCCGCGGCGGGCATCGACGCCCTCGAACACGACCGCGGCGGCGTGATCCCGGGTCTCGCGAACCGCATCGGCAAGGAGCTGATGGGGCTGCTGCCGCACCGCGTGCTGCTGCCGCTGCTGTCCAAGCAGCATCCTGCGCTGAAGGGTTAG
- a CDS encoding N-acyl-D-amino-acid deacylase family protein, whose amino-acid sequence MTSESVTAAPTTVDVLIRNGTVVDGLGGAPHVADVAIRDGVIVAIGALDVVARREIDATGLLVTPGFVDLHTHYDGQAIWSDRMTPSSAHGVTTAVMGNCGVGFAPCRPDDHATLVDVMAGVEDIPGVVMVDGLPWTWETFPEFLDALDGRARDIDVAALLPHSPLRVYVMGRRGVEREPATDEDLALMRKLAEEAVAVGALGFASSQLTLHKSASGSPIPSYGAAYAEFEAIAGGVRDAGGGLLQFVPDLVAGDYEPALKTVFDVAAETGLPVTFTLAIGNAGEPFYLDALRMVEKANGDGGDVTAQIFPRPIGLVIGLELSGNPFVLYPSYRAIADLPLAERVAEMRKPEVRQCILNDTPASDGHPLMFAVQAFDWIFPLGDPPNYEPDPADSIAARARARGVTALEEAYDRLLDDDGHAMLLITLANFRDGTLDTVADLIRREDVVLGLGDGGAHYGMICDASFPTYLLTHWVRDRPTGRLPVEEAVRQLTSVPARVAGLADRGRLAVGYKADVNVIDPAALRLHKPVVAHDLPAGGRRLDQTADGYVATLVSGEVIAEHGAPTAARPGRLVRGRQAAPA is encoded by the coding sequence ATGACTTCCGAGTCCGTGACCGCCGCGCCGACGACCGTCGACGTCCTCATCCGCAACGGCACCGTCGTCGACGGGCTGGGCGGCGCCCCCCACGTCGCCGACGTCGCGATCCGCGACGGTGTCATCGTCGCGATCGGAGCGCTCGACGTGGTGGCCCGGCGCGAGATCGACGCGACCGGACTGCTCGTCACCCCGGGCTTCGTCGATCTGCACACCCACTACGACGGGCAGGCGATCTGGAGCGACCGCATGACGCCGTCCTCGGCGCACGGCGTGACCACCGCGGTGATGGGCAACTGCGGGGTCGGGTTCGCGCCGTGCCGCCCGGACGACCACGCCACGCTCGTCGACGTCATGGCCGGCGTCGAGGACATCCCCGGCGTCGTGATGGTGGACGGCCTGCCGTGGACGTGGGAGACGTTCCCGGAGTTCCTCGACGCCCTCGACGGGCGCGCCAGGGACATCGACGTGGCGGCCCTGCTGCCGCACTCCCCGCTGCGGGTGTACGTCATGGGCCGCCGCGGCGTGGAGCGCGAGCCCGCCACCGACGAGGACCTCGCGCTGATGCGCAAGCTCGCCGAGGAGGCCGTCGCCGTCGGCGCGCTGGGCTTCGCGTCGTCCCAGCTGACGCTGCACAAGTCCGCCAGCGGCAGTCCCATCCCGAGCTACGGCGCGGCGTACGCGGAGTTCGAGGCCATCGCCGGCGGGGTGCGCGACGCCGGCGGCGGGCTGCTGCAGTTCGTGCCGGACCTGGTGGCCGGGGACTACGAGCCCGCGCTGAAGACCGTCTTCGACGTCGCCGCCGAGACCGGTCTGCCGGTCACGTTCACGCTGGCCATCGGCAACGCCGGCGAGCCGTTCTACCTCGACGCGCTGCGGATGGTCGAGAAGGCCAACGGCGACGGCGGGGACGTCACCGCGCAGATCTTCCCGCGCCCCATCGGTCTGGTGATCGGGCTCGAACTGTCCGGCAACCCCTTCGTGCTGTATCCCAGCTACCGCGCGATCGCCGATCTGCCGCTCGCCGAGCGCGTCGCCGAGATGCGCAAACCCGAAGTGCGTCAGTGCATCCTGAACGACACCCCGGCCAGCGACGGCCACCCGCTGATGTTCGCCGTGCAGGCGTTCGACTGGATCTTCCCGCTGGGCGACCCCCCGAACTACGAGCCGGACCCGGCCGACAGCATCGCCGCCCGGGCCCGGGCACGCGGCGTCACCGCACTGGAGGAGGCCTACGACCGCCTGCTCGACGACGACGGCCACGCCATGCTGCTCATCACGTTGGCCAACTTCCGCGACGGCACGCTCGACACCGTCGCCGACCTGATCCGCCGCGAGGACGTCGTGCTTGGCCTCGGCGACGGCGGCGCACACTACGGAATGATCTGCGACGCAAGCTTTCCCACGTACCTGCTGACGCACTGGGTGCGGGACCGCCCGACCGGGCGGCTGCCCGTCGAGGAGGCCGTGCGCCAGTTGACCTCGGTGCCGGCCCGCGTGGCCGGGCTCGCCGACCGGGGTCGGCTGGCGGTCGGCTACAAGGCCGACGTCAACGTGATCGACCCCGCGGCGCTGCGCCTGCACAAGCCCGTCGTCGCCCACGACCTGCCCGCCGGCGGACGGCGGCTCGACCAGACCGCCGACGGGTACGTCGCCACCCTCGTCTCCGGCGAGGTGATCGCCGAACACGGCGCCCCCACCGCCGCGCGGCCGGGCCGGCTGGTCCGCGGCCGCCAGGCGGCGCCCGCCTAA
- a CDS encoding VOC family protein, whose product MIDHVGINCANWDASKDFYDKVLGVLDYTRQMDVEVAIGYGTGGHPTFWIADASAGGAAGPNREVHTAFVAPSPEAVQAFFRTALALGAEPLHEPRLWPEYHPSYYGAFVRDPDGNNVEAVFHGGGPGSQH is encoded by the coding sequence ATGATCGACCACGTCGGCATCAACTGCGCCAACTGGGACGCCTCGAAGGACTTCTACGACAAGGTGCTGGGGGTGCTCGACTACACCCGGCAGATGGACGTGGAGGTGGCGATCGGCTACGGCACCGGCGGGCATCCGACCTTCTGGATCGCCGACGCCTCGGCGGGCGGCGCCGCCGGCCCCAACCGCGAGGTGCACACCGCATTCGTCGCCCCGAGTCCCGAAGCCGTGCAGGCGTTCTTCCGGACCGCGCTGGCGCTCGGCGCCGAACCGCTGCACGAGCCGCGACTGTGGCCGGAGTACCACCCCAGTTACTACGGCGCCTTCGTCCGCGACCCCGACGGCAACAACGTGGAGGCGGTC